In Perca fluviatilis chromosome 14, GENO_Pfluv_1.0, whole genome shotgun sequence, a genomic segment contains:
- the LOC120572844 gene encoding gastrula zinc finger protein XlCGF17.1-like, which translates to MSSPQKKPRDPKDNVKNVPPEEKPFSCDQCEKSFKRSSHLKAHQLTHSGEKPFSCDQCGKAFARACSLKLHYGIHTGEKRFTCGECGATFLHKGHFQNHQNIHTGERAHGCDQCGKAFTSRGELTNHKRIHAGSKPHSCGECGQAFGRRGTLIRHLRIHSGEKPYWCEICKKMFSREYALEVHRRGHAGEKPYVCEECGKAFTSSGSLLVHRRVHTGEKPYVCEECGKAFTSSGSLLVHRRVHTGEKPYVCEECGKAFSSSGSLNGHQRIHAATF; encoded by the exons ATGAGTTCTCCACAAAAG AAACCCAGAGACCCAAAGGATAATGTAAAGAACGTTCCACCAGAGGAGAAGCCGTTCAGCTGTGACCAGTGTGAGAAGAGCTTCAAACGCAGCAGTCACCTCAAAGCCCATCAGCTGACTCACAGCGGCGAGAAGCCCTTCAGCTGTGACCAGTGCGGCAAAGCGTTCGCTCGGGCGTGTTCCCTAAAACTTCACTACGGTATTCACACCGGAGAGAAACGCTTCACCTGCGGCGAGTGCGGAGCCACTTTCCTTCACAAGGGTCACTTCCAAAACCACCAGAACATTCATACGGGAGAGAGAGCGCATGGCTGTGACCAGTGTGGCAAAGCGTTCACGTCCAGAGGCGAGCTAACCAACCATAAGCGCATTCACGCCGGGTCGAAGCCGCACAGCTGCGGCGAGTGTGGGCAAGCGTTCGGGCGGCGAGGAACGCTGATTCGTCACCTTCGTATTCACTCCGGAGAGAAGCCATATTGGTGTGAGATCTGTAAGAAGATGTTTTCCCGGGAATACGCCTTGGAAGTTCATCGGCGCGGTCACGCCGGAGAGAAACCGTACGTGTGTGAGGAGTGTGGGAAGGCTTTCACTTCATCAGGAAGCCTATTGGTCCACCGACGcgttcacacaggagagaaaccgtaCGTGTGTGAGGAGTGTGGGAAGGCTTTCACTTCATCAGGAAGCCTATTGGTCCACCGACGCGTTCACACGGGAGAGAAACCGTACGTGTGTGAGGAGTGCGGGAAGGCTTTCAGTTCATCGGGAAGCCTTAATGGCCACCAACGCATTCACGCTGCTACGTTTTGA